The DNA region TTGTCTGTGATCGCCCTAAAAGTTGGAGTAATTCTTGTGCCGCCTTAGTGGACTGATCTGGGTACAAAATAAACCGCTCTAAAGTCTCTAGGCGTTGGCGATCGCCTTCTTCCCATTCAACTGTTTCACCATCGGCTGCCTGCTTCACCTTTTCAATAAAAGCTAGCTTTTCAGCCTCTTTTTGCGCTTCGACTTCGAGCTGATGTTGTATTTCCCTAACCTGTGATTCGGGGCGCGGATCGTAGCGATCACCCTTACGCTTAAAAAATATTTTGTCCTCTGCCAACATCACATGGGAGGCATAACATTGATGGGGTGTTTGCTCAGAGAAAAGCAACTGTGCCATCGATTCTGGCGTTGCACTTTCTTCCATTTCCGTGAGCAATTCCCAGGCAATCTCTAACCCAGATGGGTCAAGAAAGCTTTCACACACTTTTAAAAATGCTGGGATATCAGTCGAAAGATATGGGGAACCAGCCACGGTATATTCAACCCGTTGAGGCCTAAGCTTATGGGATTGCCCCTTCGCATCCACAACAATCCAATCTTTTTTGCCTTCTGGACGTTCAGCGACGGCAAGTAACCGTTCACCTTGTAACCTGAATTCAATCAGCTGTCCCTGTTCCACCAGTTTTATTGCCTTAATCTAGCTGTGACAAAAAAATAATTAATACTGTAATCATCTGCGGCTAATCGTCGACTCACTACATTTTCCGTGAGTCAACGCAATTTAGCTGAGCGAGCTTTAACCTTCTTTGTTAATGAAAGGCAATAAAGCAACCATACGAGCACGCTTAATAGCTCTGTTCATATCACGCTGCTGACGCGCTGTGAGACCAGTGATACGACGGGGAAGAATCTTGCCGCGCTCAGTGATGAACTTGCGGAGTAGCTCCACATCTTTGTAGTCGATGGGTTGGCTGGGAGGAATAGGGGATAAACGCTTGCGATAGTAAGCCATGTGTTTTCAGATATATCTTTAAAAATAAAGGGGACTAAATGTAACAAAACTGCTTACCGAAGTAAACAACTTTTGCCATTGTTCGCTGAAATTTAGGAAATAAAGTCAATTATAAAATTGAATTATTTGATTTCTTTATGAACTGTGTGAGTGTTGCAGTGGGGACAGAACTTCTTGATTTCGAGTCGTCCAGTAGTGTTACGACGGTTCTTGCTAGTGGTGTAGCGGTTAACGCCGTTGGATCGCTTATTGGTATTAGTGCGACATTCTGTGCATTCCACGGTGATGGTAATGCGTACGCCTTTCTTACTTGCCATGATTTCGTTTTTCTAGTTAGCGGTGCAAATCGTTAGAGTTTACACACAAATTTCTATCTTTGCATATTGTCCCGCAGCTCTGCAACAATTTCTTTTATTCTCAAATCTAAGGAAAATCCTCGTTGGGTTTGGATGATGTAGGTCTCGGCAATGCGGTCATGAAATGCTTGGTTAAATTCTTCATCGGCGATCGCCACCAAACAGCAAGCAAGTAGCGGGGAAACCAAAATCAACATCGAGATCGGATTGGCAAAATTAATTTGCAGACCATACATAGCCAGCATTGCAAGCCCACCTAAAATACCTTCGCGTTTACTGAGGCTCACGAGTTCGGGAATACGATAGCTAATATCGATCACTTTAATATCGAAAGCCCAACTGCCAACACTCTGGCCTTGATTACGCTCAACAAGACCTACCCGTAATGCAAACCATGCGGCAAGGAAGAAAAGCCATTGCAGAGCAGGCCCGGCCAATCCACTTAAAATCCAAGCGCAGAGAAAATCCACAAAAAATGCCCAAAAGCGCCTGTCTAAGGGGACTTTTGGGAAACGGCGTACGGGTCGATAATCTTGATAGTCGTCTTCGTCATACATTGGCGTGGTGGTGGGGCGATCGCAAATTTTTTACTCAGCTTGACCTTTATTGTAAGCGGTTCGGGAAAAGCCAAGAGGAGAGACTAATCTCTGACGGGATAGGATTGCCAGCCTAATGGAATTTTCTTCAGCGATCGCCAAGTTTTACCTTCCGTTTGTCGTTGTAAATAAAGCTCAAACGGATTTTTGGGGCGACGCTTCGTTTGGCTTGGAAACTCTAGTTCCAAATCATATGTTCCTTGCACATGGTAAACAGGCAAACGTTTTAGAAAAAAAGAATCAAGCTGGTCAACCTGAATATTTTTTAATTGAAGGGTGGGAGGAGATGCCGAAATAGAGTCACTGAGCTTACGATAATGCTGCCGTAATTCTCCTTGCATCGCTTGTTGGATAACGGTGCCATCAGGGGCAAATTCTCTCGGTGCACTTCCTGCATGACAACCTGTTAGGACAAAGCAGTTTAGAACGATTAAGCTCATGCAAAGTCTAATTAGGAAGCGTTGAAGCATTGGGTGATCGCCAAACATATTTATTAGCTTATTTCTTTCTATCAGCTTAACGAGGGGCAGCAAACAAACACGATTAGAAGCTAGACATCAACATCAGCTCACCCAAGTTAAAAAAAAATACTGATTATTAGATGTTCTCTAGATAATATAGGGAGAGGGTCGAATAACCCTAGGACGTTTGACGCGGCGATCGCCAATAGGATTTGCATCACACAACGTGAATATCGACCAGCCTACCAAGACCAATACAGCATTCACCGTAAGATTTTGGGGGGTGCGTGGACAAGTACCCACACCAGGGCGAGAAACGTATCGTTTTGGTGGTAATACCCCTTGTTTAGAAATCAATGCTGGCGACCAACGTTTCATTTTTGATGGCGGCACAGGCTTACGGATGCTTGGCAATGCGCTCCTGGCACAAATGCCTATCGAAGCCCATCTCTTTTTCACCCATGCAAACTGGGATCGTATTCAAGGTTTTCCCTTTTTCGTCCCCGCATTTATCCCCATTAACCACTTTCACATTTACGGAACAAAGACCCCAGAAGGCAGAACCTTTGAAGATAGTCTTTCCAAGCAAATGCACGGGCCTAATTTTCCAGTCCCGATTCAGGTTATGGGCGCAAAATTAGAATTCCACTCTCTCAAAGCTGGCGATGAATTCATCTTCGAATCAGCCAGGATAAAAAGTGCTTTAGTTCATAATCAGCACCAAGCCCTCGGATTTCGCATTAGCTACGGTAATCAAACAATTGTTTGTGCTACCGATAGCGATATTCAAGATGCCGAAAATCGTAGCTCTTTAGAAAAGCTTGCCCAGAATGCAGACCTGCTTATCCTAAATACTCCTGTTTCCCATCCTAATCACCAAGACATTCAACAATGGCAACCTTTACTGGATTTTTCACGGGCGATCGCCGTTAAACATCTCTTGATTTCCACCCATGATCCCAACTGTGACGATCCTGAATTAGAAACCCTCGAAGCATCATTAAAAGAACATTCAGATTACCTAGAGTTCGCAAAAGAAGGCAAAGTCATCGCCCTTTCAGATTAAAGGCTTTTTTTTTTGTCGGTGGAAGTGTCACAATAGCAAGTGTTGAGTTTGAGCGTAATCTCTCCATTCGCCTATGTTACTGAAGTCCACAACTCGCCATGTCCGCATTTACACGGCAGAAATTCAGAAAAACGAATTGGTTCCCAGTGATAAGGTCTTGAGCCTTGATATTGATCCAGATAATGAATTTATCTGGTCTGAGGAAGCGCTCCAAAAGGTCTACCGTAAGTTTGATGCCCTTGTCGAAAGTTATGACGGTGAGGATTTAACAGAATATAATTTACGACGCATCGGGTCTGATCTAGAAGGTTGTATGCGCGAAATGCTCCAAAAAGGGGAGCTTTCTTACAATCTCGATTCACGTGTGATGAACTTTAGTATGGGGCTCCCGCAACAAGATCACCCTGATAGTAAAGGCAAGTATTTGATGTACTAAAAGTTTTGTAGTGATCGCCAAGTCATCAAACAAGTAGTCCTCCTCATGATTTATTCGTATCAGAGGGGGTCTTTTTATTTTTTAGCGGCGAAGATCATCTCCTCACATGGCGCCTTTAGCATCAGAAAATCTAATATAAGTTCGATTGTTTGGAGTCCCATGAGTCTAGCTCATTTCACAAAAAAAGCTACAGCCCATCATTTGAAAATCTTTTGATTTTAACATCCTGTAGACCATCTCTATTTCATAGAAGACAGATAAATATTATTGCCTTTTTCATTCGTCTTACTTGAACTTTAAATAAAACAGAAAAACATTAAGGAAATAGTCTTTTTAGTTCCTTTACTTTTTTCTAAACAATAAGTTCTTTAAATCTATAGCAGTGTTCAAAAGAATAAAAAAGCCTCTGCCATTGTCAACTTCAAATAACAACCCTTGCCTGCTTGCACATCTGCCCGGTCATCGCTATACAAATCAATTCCACCTAGCTCTTTAATTGCATTCGCTTTCATAACTAAAACTGCGCGTATTCACTAATATTCTCCAGTACATCTATTACAAGACTGCCAGACAAGAATATTCTGGATATATATCTCAAATCATTGATTAACATACGTTACTTTTCTTCACTCTTAAAAGTCTTTAGATAAGCTTAGTTATAAGCTGGAAAATCTCTAGCTGATTTGTTACTCTATTGTTAATAGAAACTAGTAAAAACCATGCAGGAATCTCAAGAAGAAAAATTAGTCGAGTATTATCAGAGTAGCGCAGATCAGTATGATGCGATGCAGCTTCATGAGGGTGATGAACACTACAATGCCCTTATGTTTTTACGAGGGATTCTTGCAGAGAAAAAATATGATTCTTTACTTGATGTTGGTGCCGGAACAGGTCGAGCATTATTTTATTTAAAAGAAATTTTTCCTGACATGGATCTTACTGGAGTTGAGCCTATGTCAGCGATGCGTCAGCAAGCCATAAAAAAGGGATTATCTTCAGAACAAATAATAGAAGCACAAGGACAATCATTACCTTTCCCTAATAAAAGTATTGACTGTGTTACGGCGTTTGGAATATTACATCATATTCAAGATCCAGAACCTGTTATTAAGGAGATATTTCGAGTAGCAAAAAAAGCTGTTTTTATTTCTGACCACAACATCTATGGTATGGGATCTAGTCAAACAAAATTCTTTAAGCAATTATTGCGTAAGAGCTTGGGATTTCATGTCCTCTCTCAAATCATGACGAAGGGCAAAGGATACCATGACACTGATTATGATGGTATCTTTTACCCATTTTCATTGTTTGAGCATCTAGACGGAATTACCAATAAGGCAACTGAAACTTTTTTACTATCAACAAAAGGTAAAGCTATTGACCTATATAAAGATGCTTCTCATGTTGCAATTTTGGCAATTTTAGAAAACTGACAAGCATCATTAAGCTTGTCAGAACTTTACCCAAAAGTGCGGCTATTCCAGCCCCACATAGAGCCTTTTGCATCAGCGAATTCTATATAAATCCGGTCTTTAGGAACGTCTAGAGTTTGACTAATCTCAGTGCAGAAATCGTCACTCATCGTCCGGGTACGATCGCCCATTGTGCCAACGCTTTTAATTTCGACATAGCAAACAGGCTCAGTCGTTCCAGCAAAAGTCATCGCAACATCTGGTTCAAAAGCCGTCATCACATAGGATTCTGGTTTTCCGAGATGGGAAGCCAATTTACTGGACAAAGACAGCAACATTGACTCAACATCACCTTTCGCTGGGGCAGCAAGGGAGGTTTGAACTTTAATTAGTGGCATCGCTTTAATTAATTGCTCAGTGGATAAAGAAGAGTTTTGTAAGTTGAACTAGCCGCCATAGCTCCAACCAGTGCTTTCTAAATCAAGAATTTTGCCTTCGCGGTGGACACCTGCCCCAATCACTTCGCCAACAAAAATAGTGTGGTCACCTTCTTCGACTGTTCCAGTCACCTTACACTCAACATAACCGAGGGAGTCCTTAATGATTGGGCAACCTGTTTCTTCACCTTCGTAAAATTCGACATCTTCAAATTTATTACCGACGCGGCGCTTGGGCTTAAAGAAATTTGCAGCCATATCTTTTTGGGTGTTGTCGAGGAAGCTGAGACTAAAAACACCTGTTTTTTTGATCATGGCATGGGAGCCAGAATCGGAGCGGACACAGTTAATGACAAGAGGCGGCTTAAAGGAGCCTTGCATTACCCAGCTGGCCGTAAAGCCATTCATCTCATCTCCATCCCGCACACCGCAAATATATAATGCGTGGGGAATCTTGAGTAGCATCTCTTTTTTTGCTTTTTCGTCTAACATCTGGGGACTCCCAATAGTCTTCTCAACAACTGTTATTTATCTTTACATACCATGCCCCATCCTCACCCTGATTCTGATTTAAGTGCTGTGCGTTGTGGTGTGATTACAGTGAGTGATACGCGATCGCCGAAAACGGATAAGAGTGGCAAAATTATTCAGAGTTTATTATCGGAAGCGGGTCACGAGATTGCGCACTATGAGGTGGTGAGAGATGAACCGGATGAGATTGCATTACTCGTTAGAGAATTAGCCGAACAGGAAAATATCGAAGCGCTATTGCTCAACGGCGGCACAGGTATTTCTCCACGGGATAATACTTACGATGTACTGGAACGGATTATCGATAAAATTCTGCCGGGTTTTGGGGAGATTTTTCGGCAATTGAGCTACGAGGAAATCGGCTCGCGGGCGATCGCCTCCAGAGCGATGGCAGCAACCTATGAAAGTACGCTGATTTTTTCGATGCCGGGGTCTAGCGGTGCGGTGCGTCTAGCGATGACTGAATTGATTTTGCCGGAATTACGCCATCTCGTGAAACAGCTTAGTGGGAAATCCTGAAGAGGAAAAGACAGATCTTAGAGAGATGCAGACTTAATTAATTTCGCTCTGAGCCATTTTTGATTGAATTCCTGCAGCTTTACTAAACCATCGAATCAACAATCCAGCCAATTTTTCGTGATTGTGGCGCACATAACCGGTATCAGGATCTTCATCCATAATATTGGCAAGTACAGCCCGTCGACGGAGTTTCGCAACCTCTTCACGGTCGAGATAAACAGGATGGGAATGCTCGAGGGAATATCGACGTAGGGCCGTTTCGGAGGGTGATCGCTGGTGAACGAGCACCGCATCAAATAATTTTTCGCCACACACTCGATCAATAGCTTTTACATGATCTGCAACGGTATAACCATCCGTTTCTCCAGGCTGAGTCATGATATTGCAGACATAAATTCGGGGTGCAGAACTGTTGGCGATCGCCTGTCGAATTTCCGGGACGAGCAAGTTAGGGATCACACTCGTGTAGAGACTGCCAGGCCCCATGATAATAAAATCTGCCTTTTCAAGCGCTGCCACCGCTGCGGGTAATGCAGGTGGATTGTGGGGATAACAGCCAAAATCAACAATCCTGCCACCGGCCTGTGGAATGCGTGATTCACCCTCGACAAAACGACCATCGGCCATTTTTGCCCAAAGTTTTACATCACTGAGGGTTGCCGGCAAGACACAGCCTTTAATAGCCAACACCTTTGAACTTGCAACTACCGCCTGTTCGAGATCGCCCGTAATTTCGCTCATCGCCGTGAGAAACAAATTCCCAAAACTGTGCCCCATAAGGCCATCGCCCGCTTTAAAACGATATTGAAAGAGCTCAGTTAATAATTTCTCTTCGTCTGCGAATGCTGCTAGACAATTGCGAATATCACCTGGCGGTAACACCCCAATTTCCCTACGCAAGCGACCCGAAGAGCCACCATCATCAGCAACGGTGACCACAGCCGTAATATTGCCACTGTACTTTTTAAGACCCCGCAACAAAGTGGAGAGACCTGTTCCGCCGCCAATGGCCACAATTTTGGGGCCTTTATTCAGTCGACGGCGGGTGTGGAGCATATCAACTAATTCTTCTTCACCATGGGGATTTAGAACATCGGTAATCGCACCAAAGGTACGATTTTGTCCCCAGAGAATGAGGGTTAAGCCGAAGGCGATCGCCAACGGGCCAGAGATATGACTGGGAATAACGGTGGTGATCCAACGAAGAAAATCTCGTGTGAGCATCATGAGGCGGGAAACGGGCGTCAGATCTAGCCAAATGGCCAGCCCCAAAGAGGTGAACAACACCCCAAAAGCACTGATCAGGAGCCATCGCTTTACGGAGAGGCCAGGGAGCATCCACTTAAATAAATGGTTTAGGCCAGCAGGTGTACGGTTTTTCACAGCGTTTACTGTTTTTGGGTAGGCACGGACACTTTTGCGTAAAGCGCGGCGAAAAGGATTGATCAACATACTCTCTCCAGAACAACGCAGTGGCAGAGGCGATCGCCGCTGTTGTTTTGGTCTTTAGCCAGAAAAATACTCAAAGATCAATAGCGAAACGTCTAACCACCCCAAGTGTAACGGAGCTCACTTATTGCAAAGCAGCCAGCCCCATTAGATTAATCTTTCGGTAGAGGAATGGACATTCTTACTAATGAAAGAGCATATTATTCCCGATAAATACAGCCAGAAGTACAAGTCTCCTTAATTTCAACAGCGGCCAAACCTTTAAGACCTGAGGCTTTCAACTTCCGGTAAATCCATTGAGCGATCGCCTCACTAGTAGGACTCTCCATATCAAGACTTTCATTCAGATAATAATGGTCTAAGTACTCGTCGAGTAAAGGTTTCATGTATTGCTTGATGTCTCCAAAGTCCATAAGCATGCCCTGCTTTGGCCCAGATTCTATAAGGCGATCACCCTTAATATAGACCCGACAGACCCAACTATGACCATGCAAACGGGCACATTTCCCATCATGGTGAGGCAGACGATGGGCTGCCTCGAAGCGAAATTCCTTATAAAGTTGCCATTGTTCCATAGGAAATGCGGAACACTAGGCCCAAGCAAGATACGGGAGCTGTTTAGCAGTTGTCGCAATTTCATCCGCAGCGGAAACTAATTGACCACAGCTATCCCAATTACCTTGAATTAGAGCTTGGCGAGCCCCTTCCCCTAAGCTGATCGCTTTTTTCCAATCGCCACAAACAATCTCTAAATTCTCAAGATCAATAGTGACCTCTGCCGCTGGATACGCTTCGATAAAAGATTGAACAGCATCAAGGGTTGCGGCCTCCGCTGTCACACAGGGAACGCCATTCGCGAGACAATTGCCAAAAAAGATCTCTGCAAAACTTTCCCCAATAATTGCTTTGATGCCCCATTTGAGAAGTGCCTGGGGAGCATGTTCCCGGGAGGAACCACAACCGAAATTATTATTTACGGCCAGAATACTTGCACCTTGGAATTGAACTTGATCAAAGGGGTGTTGACCGTTCATCTGCTGACGATCATCAGCAAAGGCTTGCTCTCCTAGACCATCGAAGGTGACACACTTCAGAAATCTTGCCGGAATAATCCGATCTGTATCGATATCGTTGCCGCGTAACGCGATGCCATTGCCTGAAACTTGTTTGATTTCGCTACTCATTTCGCCAGTTTATAACCAAGGAGAGATTGTTAATTTAACATATGCTTTCATCGTGATTCACAATCCTTTTGGCGATCGCCCCACAGACACAATCAACAGACGAAAACGGATTTAGTAGATATAATTTGTTACGAAGCCCATTAAGAAATGTTGCGGTGCCATGAGCAATCCCCTAAATCAAGCCCTAGTCTACGGTCGCGTCTTCGCGGAAGTGCTCAAGGAAAAAGTCGAAACTGGTCTAACCGATGTCCTCAGCGACCTCGGCAAGTTCGATGCTGAGCGAAACAAATGGATGCAAGACTTTAACGAGGAATTTCAAGCAAGAGTCGAGCGAGAAGTTCAACGAACTCCCGATACTGGCAAACCTGTGACCATCAATATTGACGATGATGATGCTCCAGATTTGCAAGAAGTAATTGATAATCTCCGGGCTGAAATTGCAGCATTGAAAGCTGAACTCAGAGAGTACCGCGATCGCCAATCAAATTAAGCATTCCGAAAATCATTGTCAGAATCTCTGACGAAATTCTCTCCATTCTCTAAAAATCCTTCGATAGGCAACCATTTTTGTGTCTGCATTTTCCCCTCAAATCAATTCGACAGCAGCGTCAAAATCGTCTGCGAAAAGCTCTTCTCGCTTAGAGCAAGCGAAGTCTGCCTATCGTTGGAACCGTGGTAACTATTCCAAAACTCGACGGCGTTTCGATATTTGGAAATTTGTCCTAACCTTAATTTTTAAGCTCATTCGCAACTCTAAGAAGTGGACTTATCCTGGTGGCTTCACAGAAGAAAAACTGAGCGATCGCCGCAAAATCCAAGCCCGATGGATTAAAGAAAGTTTCCTTGAACTAGGTCCCACCTTCATTAAAGTTGGCCAGCTCTTTTCCACTCGTGCTGATCTTTTCCCATCAGAGTACGTTGACGAACTTTCAAAGCTCCAGGATCGCGTCCCCGCCTTCTCCTTCGAGCAAACAAAAAAACTTGTCGAAGAAGACTTTGATAAGCCTCTCAACGAACTCTTTTATAGTTTCGATCCTGTGCCCTTAGCTGCGGC from [Leptolyngbya] sp. PCC 7376 includes:
- the rpsR gene encoding 30S ribosomal protein S18, which codes for MAYYRKRLSPIPPSQPIDYKDVELLRKFITERGKILPRRITGLTARQQRDMNRAIKRARMVALLPFINKEG
- the rpmG gene encoding 50S ribosomal protein L33, whose product is MASKKGVRITITVECTECRTNTNKRSNGVNRYTTSKNRRNTTGRLEIKKFCPHCNTHTVHKEIK
- a CDS encoding RDD family protein, which codes for MYDEDDYQDYRPVRRFPKVPLDRRFWAFFVDFLCAWILSGLAGPALQWLFFLAAWFALRVGLVERNQGQSVGSWAFDIKVIDISYRIPELVSLSKREGILGGLAMLAMYGLQINFANPISMLILVSPLLACCLVAIADEEFNQAFHDRIAETYIIQTQRGFSLDLRIKEIVAELRDNMQR
- a CDS encoding MBL fold metallo-hydrolase; this encodes MNIDQPTKTNTAFTVRFWGVRGQVPTPGRETYRFGGNTPCLEINAGDQRFIFDGGTGLRMLGNALLAQMPIEAHLFFTHANWDRIQGFPFFVPAFIPINHFHIYGTKTPEGRTFEDSLSKQMHGPNFPVPIQVMGAKLEFHSLKAGDEFIFESARIKSALVHNQHQALGFRISYGNQTIVCATDSDIQDAENRSSLEKLAQNADLLILNTPVSHPNHQDIQQWQPLLDFSRAIAVKHLLISTHDPNCDDPELETLEASLKEHSDYLEFAKEGKVIALSD
- a CDS encoding NAD(P)H-quinone oxidoreductase subunit M, coding for MLLKSTTRHVRIYTAEIQKNELVPSDKVLSLDIDPDNEFIWSEEALQKVYRKFDALVESYDGEDLTEYNLRRIGSDLEGCMREMLQKGELSYNLDSRVMNFSMGLPQQDHPDSKGKYLMY
- a CDS encoding class I SAM-dependent methyltransferase, whose product is MQESQEEKLVEYYQSSADQYDAMQLHEGDEHYNALMFLRGILAEKKYDSLLDVGAGTGRALFYLKEIFPDMDLTGVEPMSAMRQQAIKKGLSSEQIIEAQGQSLPFPNKSIDCVTAFGILHHIQDPEPVIKEIFRVAKKAVFISDHNIYGMGSSQTKFFKQLLRKSLGFHVLSQIMTKGKGYHDTDYDGIFYPFSLFEHLDGITNKATETFLLSTKGKAIDLYKDASHVAILAILEN
- a CDS encoding phenylpyruvate tautomerase MIF-related protein — protein: MPLIKVQTSLAAPAKGDVESMLLSLSSKLASHLGKPESYVMTAFEPDVAMTFAGTTEPVCYVEIKSVGTMGDRTRTMSDDFCTEISQTLDVPKDRIYIEFADAKGSMWGWNSRTFG
- a CDS encoding flavin reductase family protein — encoded protein: MLDEKAKKEMLLKIPHALYICGVRDGDEMNGFTASWVMQGSFKPPLVINCVRSDSGSHAMIKKTGVFSLSFLDNTQKDMAANFFKPKRRVGNKFEDVEFYEGEETGCPIIKDSLGYVECKVTGTVEEGDHTIFVGEVIGAGVHREGKILDLESTGWSYGG
- a CDS encoding molybdenum cofactor biosynthesis protein B yields the protein MPHPHPDSDLSAVRCGVITVSDTRSPKTDKSGKIIQSLLSEAGHEIAHYEVVRDEPDEIALLVRELAEQENIEALLLNGGTGISPRDNTYDVLERIIDKILPGFGEIFRQLSYEEIGSRAIASRAMAATYESTLIFSMPGSSGAVRLAMTELILPELRHLVKQLSGKS
- the yvcK gene encoding gluconeogenesis factor YvcK family protein; protein product: MLINPFRRALRKSVRAYPKTVNAVKNRTPAGLNHLFKWMLPGLSVKRWLLISAFGVLFTSLGLAIWLDLTPVSRLMMLTRDFLRWITTVIPSHISGPLAIAFGLTLILWGQNRTFGAITDVLNPHGEEELVDMLHTRRRLNKGPKIVAIGGGTGLSTLLRGLKKYSGNITAVVTVADDGGSSGRLRREIGVLPPGDIRNCLAAFADEEKLLTELFQYRFKAGDGLMGHSFGNLFLTAMSEITGDLEQAVVASSKVLAIKGCVLPATLSDVKLWAKMADGRFVEGESRIPQAGGRIVDFGCYPHNPPALPAAVAALEKADFIIMGPGSLYTSVIPNLLVPEIRQAIANSSAPRIYVCNIMTQPGETDGYTVADHVKAIDRVCGEKLFDAVLVHQRSPSETALRRYSLEHSHPVYLDREEVAKLRRRAVLANIMDEDPDTGYVRHNHEKLAGLLIRWFSKAAGIQSKMAQSEIN
- the queD gene encoding 6-carboxytetrahydropterin synthase QueD; this translates as MEQWQLYKEFRFEAAHRLPHHDGKCARLHGHSWVCRVYIKGDRLIESGPKQGMLMDFGDIKQYMKPLLDEYLDHYYLNESLDMESPTSEAIAQWIYRKLKASGLKGLAAVEIKETCTSGCIYRE
- the leuD gene encoding 3-isopropylmalate dehydratase small subunit — translated: MSSEIKQVSGNGIALRGNDIDTDRIIPARFLKCVTFDGLGEQAFADDRQQMNGQHPFDQVQFQGASILAVNNNFGCGSSREHAPQALLKWGIKAIIGESFAEIFFGNCLANGVPCVTAEAATLDAVQSFIEAYPAAEVTIDLENLEIVCGDWKKAISLGEGARQALIQGNWDSCGQLVSAADEIATTAKQLPYLAWA
- a CDS encoding DUF6825 family protein, producing MSNPLNQALVYGRVFAEVLKEKVETGLTDVLSDLGKFDAERNKWMQDFNEEFQARVEREVQRTPDTGKPVTINIDDDDAPDLQEVIDNLRAEIAALKAELREYRDRQSN